The Sulfitobacter indolifex genome contains the following window.
GTCAGTCAGAATTTCTCGGATCTGATTCTGCATGAGATCAACGCGGCCGGCACCGATGCCACGCGATTGAACTTTGCGCTGAACCAGCAGCCCGCCAATGCCGCCGACAAGCCCGCCCCGGCTGCGCGACAGACCACGGCGGCCGTGAAACCCACCGCCAACAGCCAGCTAAGCACCGCCCCGCTCGACCCGCGCTTTAGCTTTGACAATTTCGTCGTTGGTAAGCCCAACGAACTGGCCCATGCCGCCGCGCGCCGTGTCGCCGAAGGTGGTCCGGTCACCTTTAACCCGCTGTTCCTTTATGGTGGCGTTGGTTTGGGTAAGACCCACTTGATGCACGCCATTGCCCGCGAGCTGCATGAGCGCCGCCCGGATATGAATGTGCTGTACCTTTCGGCAGAACAATTCATGTACCGCTTCGTGCAAGCGCTGCGTGACCGCAAGATGATGGACTTCAAAGAGATCTTCCGTTCGGTCGACGTGCTGATGGTCGATGACGTGCAGTTCATCGCCGGCAAGGATTCGACTCAGGAAGAGTTCTTCCACACGTTCAATGCGCTGGTTGATCAGCACAAACAGATCATCATTTCGGCCGACCGCGCACCGGGTGAGATCAAAGACCTCGAAGACCGCGTGAAGTCGCGTCTGCAGTGCGGCTTAATCGTTGACCTGCACCCGACAGACTATGAACTTCGCCTCGGCATCTTGCAGAGCAAGGTCGAAGTGCAGCGCAAGACCTACCCTGACCTCGAAGTCGCCGATGGCGTGTTGGAATTTCTGGCCCACCGCATCACCTCCAACGTGCGTGTTCTTGAAGGCGCGTTGACCCGTCTGTTTGCGTTCGCCTCGCTCGTCGGTCGTGAGATCGACATGGGCCTGACCCAGGATTGTCTGGCCGACGTGCTGCGCGCATCTGAGCGCAAAATCTCGGTCGAGGAAATCCAGCGGAAAGTGTCGGATCATTACAACATCCGTCTGAGCGATATGATCGGCCCCAAGCGTCTGCGCAGCTATGCGCGCCCGCGTCAGGTGGCGATGTATCTGTGCAAACAGATGACCAGCCGCTCTCTGCCCGAGATTGGCCGTCGCTTTGGCGGGCGCGATCACACCACCGTCATGCACGGAGTGCGCCGCATCGAAGAGCTCAAGGTTTCGGACGGTCAGATCGCCGAGGATCTGGAACTGCTGCGCCGGGCGCTCGAATCTTGATCTGAAGCCCCTGATGGGTTGTGTTGAAGACACGGTTAAACAGCGATCAGGGGCGCAGCTTGCGCCCCTCTTGCAATCGCAGCAACAAAGCCACAAAAGTTCTTGTGTAAGCGTGGGAACCGGGTAGTTTGCCTCTCCCGGCAATCGGTATTGGGAGAAGGCATATGAAATTCAGCATCGAACGCGCGGCACTGCTCAAGGCCGTTTCGCAAGCCCAATCCGTGGTCGAGCGCCGCAACACCATTCCGATTCTCGCCAACGTGCTGATTGAGGCCGAAGGCAGCGATGTTTCCTTCCGCGCCACCGATCTGGACATTGAAGTGGTCGATAAGGTCGCCGCTCAGGTTGAGCGCGCTGGTGCCACCACCGTTTCAGCCACGCTGCTGCACGAGATTGTGCGCAAGCTGCCCGATGGCGCGCTGATCAACCTCACCGCCGATACCGCTGCGGGCCGCCTTACGGTCGAAGCGGGCCGGTCGAACTTCTCGCTGGCGACCCTGCCGCGCGAAGACTTCCCGGTTATGGCGTCGTCGGAATACGCCTCGAACTTCTCGGCCCCTGCCCCAGTGCTGCGCCGCTTGTTCGACAAGTCGAAGTTTGCGATTTCTACAGAAGAGACGCGCTATTACCTCAACGGCGTTTACCTGCACATCGCGGATGCTGAAAGCGGCAAGGCGCTGCGCTGTGTGGCCACAGACGGCCACCGTCTGGCGCGGATCGACGCCGAAATGCCCGAGGGTGCGGCCGAGATGCCCGGCGTGATCGTGCCGCGCAAGACCGTGGGCGAGTTGCGCAAGCTGTTGGACGATGACGAGATGGAAATTGCAGTGTCGGTGTCGGAAACTAAGATCCGCTTCGCCACCCCCGGCATCACGCTGACCTCAAAGGTGATCGACGGCACCTTCCCTGACTACACCCGCGTGATTCCCCAAGGGAACACCCGCAAGATGGAAGTCGACGCCGCCGATTTCGCCCGCGCGGTGGACCGTGTCGCGACCGTTTCTTCGGAGCGTTCGCGCGCCGTGAAATTGCAACTCGACGAAGACCGTCTGGTGCTTTCGGTCAATGCGCCTGACAGCGGCGCCGCGGAAGAAGAGCTTGCCGTGGCCTACGCCGATGAGCGGCTTGAGATCGGCTTTAACGCGAAATACCTGCTGGAGATTGCCAGCCAGGTGGACCGCGAAAACGCTGTGTTCCTGTTCAACTCTTCAGGCGATCCGACCTTGATGCGCGAAGGCAATGACACATCGGCGGTCTATGTCGTCATGCCGATGCGCGTGTGACGCAGCCGGGAATTTTTAAAATTCCCGGACCGTTTTCTTGCAAAGAAAACGGCTTTCAATGACGCAGTTGTATCTCTCCAACCTAAGCCTTTCGCATTTCCGCTCGCACAGGCGGGCGGTCATCGATGTCGATGTGCGCCCCGTGGCCCTTTACGGCCCAAACGGCGCGGGCAAGACCAATATCATCGAGGCGATCTCGCTGCTGTCACCGGGCCGCGGGTTACGCCGGACCAGCGCACAAGACATGGCCCGTAGGCCCGAAGCGTTGGGCTGGAAAATGTCCGGGCTGCTGCATGGCCCGTCAGTGCTCCATGAGATCGAAGTTTGGTCCGAGGCCGGTGCCGCACGGCAAACCAAAATCGACGGCAAGGCGGCAGCGCAGACCGCTCTTGGCCGTGTGGCGCGGGTGCTGTGGCTGATCCCGGCGATGGACCGGCTGTGGATCGAAGGGGCCGAAGGGCGGCGGCGGTTTCTGGACCGTGTGACGCTCAGCATGTTGCCCGACCACGCCGAACTGTCACTGAGCTATGAAAAAGCCATGCGCGAGCGCAATCGGCTGCTCAAGGATATGGTCCGCGAACCTGCGTGGTACGCCGCATTAGAGGCTCGCATGGCCGAGACCGGTGCGCAGATCCACGCCAACCGCCTCCAGGCGCTTGCAGCACTTGAGGCCGCACAGGAAGAGGCGCAGACCGCCTTCCCCGTCGCCACGCTGGAGCTTCAATGCGCAATGCCGAGTGACGTTGAAGCCCTCCGCCGAGCCCTATCGGACAATCGGATGCGTGATCTTTCCGCGGGGCGCACGCTGATTGGCCCGCACCGCGCCGATCTGGAAGGCACCTATGCAGCCAAGGGCGTGGCTGCGCGGGACTGCTCAACCGGAGAGCAAAAGGCGCTTCTTGTCTCACTGATCCTTGCCAATGCCCGCGCCATCGCAGCCGATTTCGGGGCGCCGCCGCTGCTGCTGCTGGATGAGGTAGCAGCCCATCTTGATGCCACCCGCCGCGCGGCGCTTTACGATGAAATCTGCGCCCTTGGCGCGCAGGCTTGGATGACTGGCACCGGGCCTGAGCTGTTTGAAAGCCTCGGCGACCGCGCGCAATATGTCGAAGTGACCGAAGAAGACGGCCTTTCGCGCGTGAAGACCATCGCATGACCATCACCGCCGCCGACCTGCTGCTCTACTGTGGCGCTTTGCTGATCTTGTTCCTTACCCCCGGCCCGGTCTGGCTTGCGATGATGGCCCGCGCGCTGTCGGGCGGGTTTCAGGCCGCCTGGCCGCTGGCCTTGGGCGTGGCGATCGGGGATGTGCTCTGGCCCCTCGTGGCGGTGTTGGGGATCACATGGATCCTCTCGGTCTTTGACACGATGATGGAAGTGCTGCGCTGGATTGCCAGTGGGGTGTTTATTCTGATGGGCGTGGCTCTGATCCGGCAGGCAGGCGAGAAGATCAACACCGACAGCCGCCTGACCCGCCCCGGCATGTGGTCCGGTTTCGTGGCAGGGATCATTGCGATCCTCGGCAATCCGAAAGCGGTTCTGTTCTATATCGGCGTGCTTCCAGGGTTCTTTGATCTGCGTACTGTCACCGCACCTGACATTGGCTTGATCCTTGCGGCCTCGGTCATCGTTCCGCTGATCGGGAACCTCACAATCGCAGTTTTGGTAGGCCATATCCGCGGCTTTCTCACCGCCCCGCGCACCCTGCGGCGGATCAATCTGATCTCTGGCGCCTTGCTGATTTTCGTGGGTCTTGTGATCCCCTTCGCCTGACACAAAATCTTGTGTCATTCGCGTGACAATGCCGGTCGAAAACACTATAAATCGGGCAAACGAGAAGGGTTTTTTCCGCATGTCCGATACCGCGCAGACACCACAGGAATACGGTGCCGATTCCATCAAGGTTCTCAAAGGGTTGGAGGCCGTTCGCAAACGCCCCGGCATGTATATCGGGGACACCGATGATGGCTCTGGCTTGCACCATATGGTCTATGAGGTTGTGGACAACGGTATTGACGAGGCACTGGCCGGTCATGCTGACGCGGTTACGGTCACGATCCACGAAGATTCCTCGGTTTCCGTGAGTGACAATGGCCGTGGGATTCCCGTTGGCATCCACGAGGAAGAGGGCGTGTCCGCCGCTGAGGTCATCATGACCCAACTACACGCGGGCGGTAAGTTCGACAGCAACTCCTACAAGGTCTCGGGCGGTCTGCACGGGGTTGGCGTTTCAGTCGTGAACGCGCTGTCTGACTGGCTGGAACTGCGCATCTGGCGCGAGGGGAAAGAGCATATCGCACGGTTTGAGGGCGGTTTCACGACCAAGCACCTCGAAGTGCTGGGCGACACCGACCGCACCGGCACCGAAGTCCGCTTCATGGCCTCGACAGACACGTTCTCGAACCGCGAATATATCTTTGAGACGTTGGAAAAGCGCCTGCGCGAACTGGCCTTCTTGAACTCCGGTGTGCGGATCATCCTGACCGACGAACGCCCTGTTGAGCCGCTGCGGACCGAGCTTTACTACGACGGCGGCGTGAAGGAATTCGTCAAATACCTCGACCGTCACAAGACCTCTGTCATGCCCGAGCCGATCTTTATCACCGGCGAGCGCGACGACATCGGCATCGAAGTGGCGATGTGGTGGAACGACAGCTACCACGAGAACGTACTGCCCTTCACCAACAACATCCCGCAGCGCGATGGCGGCACCCATATGGCGGGCTTCCGTGGCGCGCTGACCCGCACGATCAACGGCTATGCGCAATCCAGCGGCATCGCGAAGCGCGAAAAGATTAACTTCACCGGGGATGACGCTCGTGAGGGTCTGACCTGCGTGCTCTCGGTCAAAGTGCCGGATCCGAAGTTCTCCTCGCAGACCAAAGACAAACTGGTGTCTTCAGAGGTGCGCCCCGCAGTCGAAGGTCTGGTGAACGAGAAGCTGGCCGAATGGTTCGAAGAGAACCCCGCCGAGGCCAAGCAGATCGTTGGCAAGATTGTCGAGGCAGCGCAGGCCCGCGAAGCGGCCCGCAAGGCGCGCGAACTGACCCGCCGCAAATCCGCGATGGATGTAAACTTCCTTGCTGGTAAGCTCAAGGATTGCTCGGAAAAAGACCCATCCAAGACCGAAGTCTTCCTCGTCGAGGGTGACAGCGCTGGCGGCTCTGCCCAGACGGGCCGCGACCGTCAGACGCAGGCGATCTTGCCGCTGAAGGGTAAAATTCTCAACGTCGAACGCGCGCGGTTTGACCGGATGTTGGGGAGCCAAGAGATCGGCAACCTCGTCATGGCGCTTGGCACCGGGATCGGGCGGGATGAATTCAATCTCTCCAAACTGCGTTACCACAAGATCGTCATCATGACCGACGCTGACGTCGACGGGGCGCACATCCGTACCCTGCTGCTGACCTTCTTCTTCCGTCAGATGCCCGAGCTGATTGAGCACGGCCACCTCTACATCGCACAGCCACCGCTCTACAAAGTGTCGCGTGGCAAGTCCGAGGTTTACCTCAAGGACCAAGCCGCGATGGAAGACTACCTGATTCAGCAGGGCGTCGACGGCGCGATGCTGCGCCAGGGCAACGGCGAAGAGATCAGCGGCCAGGACCTGACCCGTGTGGTCGATATGGCCCGTCAATTGCGCCGCGTGTTGGAGGCATTCCCGACCCATTACCCGCGCCACATCGTTGAACAGGCCGCTATCGCTGGCGCCTTTGTCGATGGCGTGGTGGACAGTGATCTGCAGGGCGTGGCCGACAAGGTGGCCGACCGTCTGAACTTGATCGCGCTGGAATATGAGCGCGGCTGGCAAGGCCGCATCACCCAAGACCACGGCATCCGCCTTGCCCGCATCCTGCGCGGTGTCGAAGAGGTGCGCACGCTGGATGGCCGCATGATGCGCTCGGGCGAAGCCAGAAAATCCGGCACCTTCACCAAACACCTGCAAGAGGTCTACGACCAGCCCGCGACCCTCGTGCGCAAAGACCGCAGCCAGCTGATCCACGGTCCAATGGACCTGCTTGATGCGATATTTGCAGAAGGCGAAAAGGGTCTGTCGTTGCAACGCTACAAAGGTCTGGGGGAAATGAACCCCGATCAACTTTGGGAAACCACTCTCGACCCCGATGCGCGTACCCTGCTGCAGGTCCGGGTTGAGGACATGGCCGAGGCGGATGACCTCTTTACCAAGCTGATGGGCGATGTTGTTGAACCACGGCGCGAGTTCATCCAACAAAACGCATTGAGCGTCGAGAACCTCGATTTTTAAAGGTTTGTTCGGCTGCCTTTAGCCTATTATTCGCGGCATTAGTGCCGCGAATTGCACGATAGGTTTCGTGATACGAAAGCCCTTGCGGCTGATATTCGACGCCGCATTCTACCCTGCGTCGTGGCAAGAAAATCCCAAGCACGTTATTTACTTCTTCTGCGTTCGGATTACCTAAACGACGATTTTTCGAGCGAAGAAACCATAATGAATAGAACAATTACGACTGAAGCTAAGCAAAGAATATCCACCGGAACATCAGGCCTAGACTCAGTGCTCTGTGGCGGCCTGACCCCGGAGAGACTTTATTTGGTCGAAGGCACGCCGGGTTCGGGCAAGACAACGCTTGCTTTAAAGTTCCTTATGGATGGTCGCGCCGCAGGGAGCAAAGGGCTCTACATCACTCTCTCCGAGACGGTGAATGAGCTAACCGCCGTCGCCCAGTCACATGGTTGGACGTTGGATGACATCGCTTTGTACGAGATGGTCGCCGAAGACGATTTCAGTGCGGATCACGAACAGTCCCTTCTACATCCAAGCGAGGTAGAGTTGGGCGAAACGGTGCGCGGCATCATTGAACTTGTGGAAAAAACCAATCCCGACCGGGTCGTGCTCGACAGCCTCTCCGAACTGCGCCTCTTGGCCCAGAACCCCCTGCGCTACCGCCGGCAAATCCTAGCCCTGAAACACTTTTTTGCGCGGCGCAAATGCACTGTGCTGATGCTCGACGACCGCACCGCCGAGCCGGGTGATCTGCAGCTCCATTCCATTGCGCATGGCGTCATTTCTCTGGAGCATCTGGCGAATGACTTCGGCTCGGAGCGACGGCGCTTGAGGGTGATCAAGATGCGTGGTTTGAAATACCACGGGGGCTATCATGACTTTTCCATCGAAAAGGGCGGCATTTGTGTTTACCCGCGCCTGATCGCGGCAGAGCACCACCGTGTGCATTCCACCGAACCTGTGACCACCGGCCTAAAGGAACTGGACGCCCTTTTGGGCGATGGGCTGTTTCCAGGAACCAACGCACTGCTGGCCGGCCCCGCTGGCGTAGGCAAGACCACGACGGCGGTACGTTGCATGATTGCAGCGCTCGAGCGGGGTCAGAAAGCCGCGTATTTCTTGTTCGACGAACGGCTCGCGACGTTGATGATCCGTTCCAAGGCACTTGGGATGGACCTGCAACCCTATATCGACGATGGCTCTTTGCAGATCCGCCAGATCGACCCGGCCGAACTCTCGCCCGGTCAATTCGCCTATGCTGTGCGCGGGGCGGTTGAGGACAATGATGCAAGCATCGTGGTGATCGACAGCCTAAACGCTTATCTGCATGCCATGCCCAGCGACAACTTCCTCGTGCTGCAAATGCATGAGTTGCTTAGCTACCTGTCACAGCAGGGTGTGATTTCGATGATGGTCCTCGGTCAGCACGGCATCACCGGCGAACTGCGTTCAGACATCGACATCAGTTACCTCGCAGATACCGTAATGATGCTTCGGTTTTTCGAGGCGGAGGGCGAAATTCGCAAATCCATCTCGGTCATCAAGACACGGACCTCTGACCACGAGCGCAGCATTCGCGAGTTCAAGATTGATCGGGACGGCTTGACCGTCGGCGCGCCAATTCGCAATTTCTCTGCTATTCTCTCGGGCAGTCCGGTATATACGCCGTCAAAAGGTGATCTGATGCCATTGTCCGCAGATGATGCTGAGGATCGCCAATCGTGACTGGCCTCGCCGCACTTGCTGACACCACGACAGGACCTGGGACAGATATCTTGTCAGCCGTCGCAGTGGTGGCACCGCGTGGGCGCGACGATGCGGTCGCACGTCAGCTTTTGGCGAAGGACGGGATCGCGACTGTTTCCGCGCCAACGCTCACGACACTATCGGACCTTATCGCGCAGCATGTCGGGGCCGTGCTCATCACCGAAGAAGCGCTGAACAGCGCGGGGGCCCAAGAACTCGACCATGTGCTGACGTCACAGGCGGCTTGGTCTGACGTGCCTTTCATCGTGTTGGCCAATGGCACGTCACGCGACCGCAGCGAGCGCGCCACCCAAAAGATCGATACGCTGAGCAACGCCGTCTTGCTCTCGCGCCCCCTGCACGCCGAAGAGCTTATCCGCGCGGTCCGTTCAGCCCTTGCCGCCCGCGTTCGGCAGCATGAAGCCCGCAAGCAGCTTGAGGAGCTTCAGTGGCGTGAACGGCAGCTTTTCGAAAGCGAAGCGAAGTTTCAGGCAATCGCGAATTCGGTGGATCAGATGATCTGGTCGACTTTGCCAGATGGGTACCACGATTATTACAACAACCGCTGGTACGAGTTTACCGGCGTGCCACACGGCAGCACCGATGGTGAATCGTGGAACGGTGTGTTCCACCCAGATGATCAAGCACGGGCTTGGGATCTCTGGTCTCACAGTCTTACGACCGGCGAAATCTACGAAATCGAATACCGTCTGCGCCATCATTCGGGCGACTACAGATGGGTCTTGGGGCGGGCGCAGCCGGTGTTGGACAGGTCTGGCACCATTCTGCGCTGGTATGGCAGTTGCACGGACATCCACGAGATCAAGGTTGCCCAAGAACAACGCCAGTTGATGCTGGGCGAGATGAACCACCGGGTAAAGAACACGCTGGCTATGGTGAACGTCATGGTCTCGCAAACGCTGCGACTGGCGGACAACTTGCCTGACGCACAAACCGCGCTGCAATCGCGCATTGCTATGATGGCGCAAGCCCATGATCGGCTGATCGCGGCGTCCTGGGCCGAGGCCCAAATACCAGCTGTGGTTGATGCTGCACTGGCGCCGCACCGCACTGGCGAGAGCCGTTTTATCATTGATGGGCCAGAGGTAGAGGTGGGATCGAAACAGGCCCTCGCGGTAACGATGGCCCTTCATGAGTTATCGACAAACGCTGCGAAATACGGTGCGTTATCGAACAATGCGGGAAAGGTTCTCATCCGTTGGGGTGTCACCGATGATACCTTTACTTTCACATGGGAGGAAACCGGCGGTCCTCAGGTCGATGCCCCCACAAGGCGTGGCTTTGGCAGTCGAATGATCGAACAGGCACTGGCCAGCTATTTCCACGGGAACGTAGAGCTATCGTTCAAGCCGAAAGGCTTGTGTTTCACACTTAACGCACCCATGTCCGGTCTGCTTTAAAACCGCCTGACACCCTCTCTTTTATTCAATGAAAGCGCATTGATATGCACGCCAAAGACACCAAAAGGCCCGCCGTTCTGATCGTCGAAGACGAGCCGTTGTTGCGCATGGATGCGGTCGACATGATACAAGACGCCGGGTTCAAGACCTATGACGCCCCCTCCGCCGATGCGGCGATAGAAATCATCGGCTCTCACGATGACATCGGCATTCTATTTACCGACATCGACATGCCGGGATCGATGGACGGACTAAAGCTTGCCGAATATGTGCGCGCCGGGTGGCCTTCGGTGAAAATATTGATCGCGTCAGGTGTGATCGGTGTCGGGGATGAGGAAATGCCCGAAGGATCGAAATTCTATGCCAAGCCCTATGCGACGAGTTTGATCATAGACGATCTGCGCACCTTAATTGCACAGGACGAGATCAACAGCAGGTTATGACGCGAGGTGCAGTAAGCGCCACGCCAAAGGTTGCTGGAAGGGGGGTGGGTTCCCATGCGATTGAGGTTTAACTGCCAGACAGTTGCGAGGCGAAGCATTCGCTGCGCGTCGGTCTTTGTGTCAATCTGAAGTCGTTTCTGCATTCAGCTTCCCTCCGCTTGTCGACGCGGGTTCTGGAATGCCAAAGCCTTTTGATCGCCACCAACTAAACCCCAAGAGGTCGCGAACTATTCCGCTTCTGCGCTGGTTTGGTCGCCCCAAACGCGGGACAAAATACGCCGCGTAGTTGGAATATCTACGCGGCGTATCAATGCATATTCGGCAGTTTAGCCGATAATGCTATTCAGCGTTTTAGACGGGCGCATTACGGCGTCTGTCTTGGCCTCATCCGTGCGATAGTAACCGCCCAGATCAGCCGCAGGGCCCTGAACCGCAGCAAGCTCGGCAAGGATGTCCGCTTCGTTGGTCGCCAATGCTTCTGCAATCGGCGCAAACTGAGCGGCGAGCTCTGCATCCTTGCCTTGAGCGGCGACCGCTTCGGCCCAATAGCGCGCGAACCAATAGTGGCTGTCGCGGTTGTCCGGCTCACCCACTTTGCGCGAGGGGGAACGGCCATTGTCGAGAATGCCCTGCGTTGCCACCTCAACCGCTTCGCCCAAGATACGGGCCTTTTCGTTGCCCTTGGCATCGGCCAAGAACATCAGGCTTTCCCCAAGCGCGCAAAATTCCCCAAGGCTGTCCCACCGCAGGTGGTTCTGCTCGACCAGCTGCTGCACGTGCTTTGGCGCCGAACCGCCCGCACCTGTTTCAAACAGACCGCCGCCGTTCATCAGCTTGACGATCGACAGCATTTTGGCAGAGGTCGCCAGTTCGAGGATGGGGAAGAGATCGGTAAGATAATCGCGCAGCACGTTGCCGGTGATGGCGATGGTGTTCTCGCCTTTGGTGATGGTTTCCAGCGAGGCACGTGTGGCTTCGCGGGGTGCCATGATCTCGAACTTGTCGGCCACGCCTTGGGCCTCCAAGATCGGCTTCACATAAGAGATCAGCTCAGCGTCATGGGCGCGGGTTTCGTCGAGCCAGAAAATCGCGCGGCAGCCTTCGGCCTTTTGACGCGAGATGGCGAGGTTGACCCAGTCCTCAATCGGCGCTTTGCGCGCTGAGGACGACCGCCAGATGTCACCGGCTTCGACCTTGTGCTGGTGTAGCACGGTGCCGTCGTCGAGGATCATCTTAACGGTGCCCGCCTCCGACATTTCAAATGTAGTCGGGTGGGAGCCGTATTCCTCGGCCTTTTGCGCCATCAGGCCGATGTTTTGCACGGTGCCAGCGGTCGCCGGGTTCAACTTGCCGTTCTCTTTGAAGAAGTTAATCGCCTCGTCATAAACCGGCGCATAGGAATTATCGGGGATCACGCAATTCGCGTCATGCTCTTTGCCGTCCGGGCCCCAGCCCTTGCCACCAGCGCGGATCAGCGCGGGCATAGAGGCGTCGATGATCACGTCCGAAGACACATGCAGGTTGGTGATGCCCTTGTCGGAATCGACCATATACATCGGCGGACGCGCGTCCATGCAGGCGTTGATGTCGGCCATGATCTCGTCATTGCCCTTCACACGCGCCAACAGATCGCCGAGGCCGGAGTTCGGGTTTACACCCAGCTCTTTCAGCGTCTCACCGTGCTTTTCAAACACGGGCTTCAGGAAGGCTTCGACCGCGTGGCCAAAAAGGATCGGGTCAGAGACCTTCATCATCGTCGCTTTGAGGTGCAGCGAGAAAAGAACGCCGTCTTCTTTGCTCTTTTCAATCTGAGTGGCGAGGAATTCTTTGAGGGCCGCAGCGCTCATAAAGGTCGCATCAACGACAGTGCCTGCAGGGTAATCAAGGCCGTCTTTCAGCACCTTTTCACCATCCGCGGTCTCTACCACGATTTTCGCGCCAGAAGCTTTGTCGAGCGTGGCCGAAACTTCGTTCGAGAAGAAGTCGTTGCCAGACATCGACGACACATGCGTCTTGCTGTCGGATGCCCAATCGCCCATCCGGTGCGGGTTCGCTTGCGCAAAGCTTTTCACCGCCTTGGCGGCGCGACGGTCAGAGTTGCCTTCGCGCAGAACCGGGTTCACAGCCGAGCCTTTGATGGTGTCATACTTAGCACGAACGGCTTTCTCTTCGTCGGTGCTGGGGGAATCAGGATAATCAGGCAGGGCAAAGCCTTGGGATTGCAGCTCTTTGATGGCACCGACCAATTGCGGCACAGAGGCAGAGATGTTGGGCAGCTTAATCACATTCGCCTCGGGCGTCTTTACCAGACGGCCCAGTTCGGCCAGATCGTCGGACTGGCGCTGATCTTCGCTCAGGTGCTCTGGGAAGGTTGCCAAAATACGCCCGGCAAGGCTGATGTCTTTCGTACCGACGCTTACACCAGCAGCTTTGGCGAATTTCTGGATGATCGGCAACAGGGACGCAGAGGCCAGCTCCGGCGCTTCGTCAACTTTAGTATAAATGATGTCGGACATGATATGCTCCAAATTG
Protein-coding sequences here:
- the dnaA gene encoding chromosomal replication initiator protein DnaA — translated: MTLDHWGEIKERLLKTVGQNNYTTWIEPLVPGDVEDGIVTLKVPTNFFGNYVSQNFSDLILHEINAAGTDATRLNFALNQQPANAADKPAPAARQTTAAVKPTANSQLSTAPLDPRFSFDNFVVGKPNELAHAAARRVAEGGPVTFNPLFLYGGVGLGKTHLMHAIARELHERRPDMNVLYLSAEQFMYRFVQALRDRKMMDFKEIFRSVDVLMVDDVQFIAGKDSTQEEFFHTFNALVDQHKQIIISADRAPGEIKDLEDRVKSRLQCGLIVDLHPTDYELRLGILQSKVEVQRKTYPDLEVADGVLEFLAHRITSNVRVLEGALTRLFAFASLVGREIDMGLTQDCLADVLRASERKISVEEIQRKVSDHYNIRLSDMIGPKRLRSYARPRQVAMYLCKQMTSRSLPEIGRRFGGRDHTTVMHGVRRIEELKVSDGQIAEDLELLRRALES
- the dnaN gene encoding DNA polymerase III subunit beta — translated: MKFSIERAALLKAVSQAQSVVERRNTIPILANVLIEAEGSDVSFRATDLDIEVVDKVAAQVERAGATTVSATLLHEIVRKLPDGALINLTADTAAGRLTVEAGRSNFSLATLPREDFPVMASSEYASNFSAPAPVLRRLFDKSKFAISTEETRYYLNGVYLHIADAESGKALRCVATDGHRLARIDAEMPEGAAEMPGVIVPRKTVGELRKLLDDDEMEIAVSVSETKIRFATPGITLTSKVIDGTFPDYTRVIPQGNTRKMEVDAADFARAVDRVATVSSERSRAVKLQLDEDRLVLSVNAPDSGAAEEELAVAYADERLEIGFNAKYLLEIASQVDRENAVFLFNSSGDPTLMREGNDTSAVYVVMPMRV
- the recF gene encoding DNA replication/repair protein RecF (All proteins in this family for which functions are known are DNA-binding proteins that assist the filamentation of RecA onto DNA for the initiation of recombination or recombinational repair.) gives rise to the protein MTQLYLSNLSLSHFRSHRRAVIDVDVRPVALYGPNGAGKTNIIEAISLLSPGRGLRRTSAQDMARRPEALGWKMSGLLHGPSVLHEIEVWSEAGAARQTKIDGKAAAQTALGRVARVLWLIPAMDRLWIEGAEGRRRFLDRVTLSMLPDHAELSLSYEKAMRERNRLLKDMVREPAWYAALEARMAETGAQIHANRLQALAALEAAQEEAQTAFPVATLELQCAMPSDVEALRRALSDNRMRDLSAGRTLIGPHRADLEGTYAAKGVAARDCSTGEQKALLVSLILANARAIAADFGAPPLLLLDEVAAHLDATRRAALYDEICALGAQAWMTGTGPELFESLGDRAQYVEVTEEDGLSRVKTIA
- a CDS encoding LysE family translocator, producing the protein MTITAADLLLYCGALLILFLTPGPVWLAMMARALSGGFQAAWPLALGVAIGDVLWPLVAVLGITWILSVFDTMMEVLRWIASGVFILMGVALIRQAGEKINTDSRLTRPGMWSGFVAGIIAILGNPKAVLFYIGVLPGFFDLRTVTAPDIGLILAASVIVPLIGNLTIAVLVGHIRGFLTAPRTLRRINLISGALLIFVGLVIPFA
- the gyrB gene encoding DNA topoisomerase (ATP-hydrolyzing) subunit B, with protein sequence MSDTAQTPQEYGADSIKVLKGLEAVRKRPGMYIGDTDDGSGLHHMVYEVVDNGIDEALAGHADAVTVTIHEDSSVSVSDNGRGIPVGIHEEEGVSAAEVIMTQLHAGGKFDSNSYKVSGGLHGVGVSVVNALSDWLELRIWREGKEHIARFEGGFTTKHLEVLGDTDRTGTEVRFMASTDTFSNREYIFETLEKRLRELAFLNSGVRIILTDERPVEPLRTELYYDGGVKEFVKYLDRHKTSVMPEPIFITGERDDIGIEVAMWWNDSYHENVLPFTNNIPQRDGGTHMAGFRGALTRTINGYAQSSGIAKREKINFTGDDAREGLTCVLSVKVPDPKFSSQTKDKLVSSEVRPAVEGLVNEKLAEWFEENPAEAKQIVGKIVEAAQAREAARKARELTRRKSAMDVNFLAGKLKDCSEKDPSKTEVFLVEGDSAGGSAQTGRDRQTQAILPLKGKILNVERARFDRMLGSQEIGNLVMALGTGIGRDEFNLSKLRYHKIVIMTDADVDGAHIRTLLLTFFFRQMPELIEHGHLYIAQPPLYKVSRGKSEVYLKDQAAMEDYLIQQGVDGAMLRQGNGEEISGQDLTRVVDMARQLRRVLEAFPTHYPRHIVEQAAIAGAFVDGVVDSDLQGVADKVADRLNLIALEYERGWQGRITQDHGIRLARILRGVEEVRTLDGRMMRSGEARKSGTFTKHLQEVYDQPATLVRKDRSQLIHGPMDLLDAIFAEGEKGLSLQRYKGLGEMNPDQLWETTLDPDARTLLQVRVEDMAEADDLFTKLMGDVVEPRREFIQQNALSVENLDF